The following coding sequences lie in one Pseudarthrobacter phenanthrenivorans Sphe3 genomic window:
- a CDS encoding LacI family DNA-binding transcriptional regulator produces the protein MTTPAVQVARGGPVTRKDVARYAGVSTAVVSYVVNGGPKKVAPATEAKVQDAIRVLGYRPNAAARALKLGSSETLGLVIPDNSNPFFSQFAHAVEDAAAALGYALVLSNSDGNVAKERRNVRNLAARQVDGVLLASVLFEPDLEVLETADIPAVLLNQERDAPGFNTIGVDLAAGARIAVEHLIGHGHTNIGLAMGTNVSGSLDGREVGWRQALQAAGLPEGPVVYSGFTWPGGYLAGQRLVASVNRPTAIFATSDTQAVGLLRAVHEAGLSIPGEIAVVSFDGSIEAEYSWPPLTTVEQPVAAMAEAAVAALVGATRGEKPQHRIFPTKLNIRQSCGCPWTPSTGVPHGT, from the coding sequence ATGACTACTCCGGCAGTGCAGGTTGCGCGAGGCGGCCCCGTGACCCGCAAGGACGTCGCGCGCTATGCCGGCGTGAGCACCGCCGTCGTCAGCTATGTGGTGAACGGCGGGCCCAAGAAAGTGGCCCCCGCTACCGAGGCGAAAGTCCAGGACGCCATCCGCGTCCTGGGTTACCGCCCCAATGCGGCGGCCCGCGCGCTCAAGCTGGGCTCCAGCGAGACCCTTGGTCTGGTCATTCCTGACAACAGCAACCCGTTCTTCTCGCAGTTCGCCCATGCTGTTGAGGATGCAGCGGCGGCGCTCGGCTACGCGCTGGTCCTCAGCAATTCCGACGGCAACGTGGCCAAGGAGCGCCGGAACGTGCGCAACCTCGCGGCCCGGCAGGTGGACGGCGTGCTACTGGCAAGCGTTCTGTTCGAGCCGGACCTGGAGGTGCTGGAGACGGCAGACATCCCTGCGGTCCTGCTGAACCAGGAACGCGACGCCCCTGGTTTCAACACCATTGGCGTGGACCTGGCTGCGGGTGCGCGCATTGCTGTTGAACACCTCATTGGCCACGGCCACACCAACATCGGGTTGGCTATGGGAACCAACGTCTCCGGCAGCCTTGACGGCCGCGAGGTGGGCTGGCGCCAGGCCCTGCAGGCTGCCGGCTTGCCGGAGGGGCCCGTTGTGTACAGCGGATTCACCTGGCCTGGGGGTTATCTTGCCGGGCAGCGCCTGGTTGCGTCAGTCAACAGACCAACTGCCATTTTTGCCACCTCCGACACGCAGGCGGTGGGCCTGCTGCGTGCAGTACATGAGGCGGGCTTGTCCATCCCGGGCGAGATCGCCGTGGTTTCGTTTGACGGTTCCATCGAAGCGGAATACTCGTGGCCGCCACTGACGACGGTGGAGCAGCCTGTGGCCGCCATGGCCGAAGCAGCGGTTGCCGCACTGGTTGGTGCCACCCGCGGAGAGAAGCCCCAGCATCGGATCTTCCCCACCAAACTCAACATCCGGCAGTCCTGCGGCTGCCCCTGGACGCCTTCGACAGGTGTTCCCCACGGCACATAG